From one uncultured Paludibacter sp. genomic stretch:
- a CDS encoding conserved hypothetical protein (Evidence 4 : Unknown function but conserved in other organisms) — translation MKLKYFETSVFAFLFLFAIFFTSCNEEWDQHYNDVSVAAKSDLNLYEYIKSKDNLSTFTQMLQVTGYDKILSSSQVFTVWAPENDALSGIDPNNATLSLEIVKNHVARYSYTTSGVTTMIIPMVNGKLLSFKKATNGYIFNSEMIVTADLGTANGILHIVGGYAPYKMNIWEFINQTAGLDSLKDYINSLSVRKLDSIASYDSNGILVDSIFKIDNVVLNNLGRIDVEDSIYTAFLPDNLAWSELYNRISPYYKTLPADGGVAQQRVSTCWSLVKNLFFRGEKTLPLSENKLTSTGNITFYDPTPLFDNTQMTTLSNGLAYVASNKLNIADTASWYKPLKMETEYYSNYGATLSNYTASVLSSIGTGYAISHGYYIYLKDASLSSLSKLYGIFPIPSTLSAKYNIYCVFVPKQILDPNDMRPYKVKFTLNYINSQGKSVSGYVDANHNVQSSSSSLATFITDPTKLDKVLVTSNFEFPYSNVVFKGNTTDDILKQIKFSLKVENATAKTGTDPTIYSRDILIDCIILEPVQ, via the coding sequence ATGAAATTAAAATATTTTGAAACTTCGGTTTTTGCCTTTCTCTTTCTTTTTGCTATATTTTTTACTTCTTGCAATGAAGAGTGGGATCAGCATTATAACGATGTGTCAGTAGCAGCTAAAAGTGATTTGAATTTATATGAATATATAAAATCGAAAGACAATTTAAGCACTTTTACTCAAATGTTGCAGGTTACCGGATATGATAAAATCTTGAGTAGTTCTCAGGTATTCACGGTTTGGGCTCCAGAGAACGATGCTTTAAGCGGCATTGATCCTAATAATGCAACATTGTCGCTCGAAATTGTAAAAAATCACGTCGCCAGATATTCTTATACCACTTCAGGTGTTACTACAATGATTATCCCAATGGTAAACGGAAAACTTCTTTCATTCAAAAAAGCTACTAACGGATATATATTTAATAGTGAAATGATTGTTACAGCCGATTTAGGAACTGCTAATGGTATTCTTCACATCGTAGGTGGATATGCGCCGTATAAAATGAATATTTGGGAATTTATTAATCAAACAGCCGGACTTGATTCATTAAAAGACTACATTAATTCATTATCTGTAAGAAAACTTGATAGCATTGCAAGTTATGATAGTAACGGTATTTTAGTTGATTCTATCTTTAAAATTGATAATGTTGTGTTAAATAATTTAGGTAGAATAGATGTGGAGGATAGTATTTACACTGCATTTTTACCGGACAATTTAGCTTGGAGTGAATTATATAACCGTATTTCGCCTTATTATAAGACATTGCCCGCTGACGGAGGCGTTGCACAACAACGAGTTTCAACATGCTGGTCTTTGGTTAAAAATTTATTTTTCAGAGGTGAAAAAACACTGCCTTTAAGTGAAAATAAATTAACCTCAACAGGCAATATTACTTTCTATGATCCAACTCCTCTTTTTGATAATACCCAAATGACAACGTTGAGTAACGGATTGGCTTATGTTGCTTCAAATAAGCTAAATATAGCAGATACAGCTTCCTGGTATAAACCGCTTAAAATGGAGACAGAATATTATAGTAATTATGGAGCTACACTTTCAAACTATACAGCAAGTGTTCTTTCAAGTATAGGAACAGGATATGCGATATCTCACGGATATTATATATATCTTAAAGATGCATCTTTAAGCAGTTTATCCAAACTTTATGGAATCTTTCCAATACCTTCTACGTTATCGGCAAAATATAATATTTATTGTGTATTTGTACCGAAACAAATTCTGGACCCTAATGATATGAGACCATACAAAGTAAAGTTTACTTTGAATTATATAAATAGTCAAGGTAAATCGGTTTCAGGATATGTTGATGCAAATCATAATGTACAATCATCTTCTTCGTCACTAGCAACTTTTATAACTGATCCTACAAAATTAGATAAAGTATTGGTAACAAGTAATTTTGAATTTCCTTATAGTAATGTAGTATTTAAAGGAAATACAACGGATGACATTTTAAAGCAAATCAAATTCTCTCTTAAAGTTGAAAATGCTACAGCAAAAACAGGAACGGATCCTACAATATATAGTAGAGATATATTGATTGATTGTATAATTCTTGAACCTGTTCAGTGA
- a CDS encoding conserved hypothetical protein (Evidence 4 : Unknown function but conserved in other organisms) translates to MKNNISTLILKKHIITILIIVAFFSYLFTSCNSDDVGDHLYTFTDKMIGEYLNDSSDYSEFVRLLDTTKVMGLLNAYGTYTCFAPSNAAMKNFYALKGRKSLADFPYDSLKTIAYDHIINGAALIEADFIVGRQSEKTMSDRFISVSYESGITVLNASSKIIEKDIILHNGVMHKIDQVINPTHAGIVEAISNETQFSLFYNALISTGLADSLILTKDDSYDPSLYKSLITTPLEANQWFYQEIPLTRKYGYTVFMESNSTMNNNGITDIESMKEYAAEIYDKVYPEDASITDITNRKNSLNRFIAYHLINKQLSETQLIDLYDTGHMLKNRDMYEYIETMCPNTLIEIKKDRAANKTNIINYIRETGTSINIINGGVYKDATNGVYHEIDGMLAYSKDVETELSTKRLRFDAASFFPELTNNNMRGSRYLQNTDPNHYNDPSLHYQLPRGYVERITSSEQTVVGYLAGYHKFQDYESDEIFLGATSGNLYDFTIVTPPVPAGTYEIRFGYLTNGKRGVAQLYVDNVPAGVPLNLNTLATDASIGYETPGSSTTDVNGYENDKMMRNRGYMKGPACFKVITTGWTYGENARYCNAALRKILGTYTFKEASTHLLTVKGLSGGEFMFDYLEFVPTSALESEDIY, encoded by the coding sequence ATGAAAAATAATATTTCAACCTTAATACTGAAAAAACACATTATTACAATTTTAATAATTGTAGCGTTTTTTTCTTATCTTTTTACTTCGTGTAATTCAGACGATGTTGGAGATCACCTTTATACATTTACTGATAAAATGATAGGAGAATATCTAAATGACTCTTCGGATTATTCAGAATTTGTCAGACTACTTGATACTACAAAAGTAATGGGACTTTTGAATGCTTATGGAACATATACTTGCTTTGCACCTTCCAATGCAGCAATGAAAAATTTCTATGCCCTGAAAGGTAGAAAATCTTTGGCAGATTTTCCTTATGATTCATTGAAAACAATCGCTTATGATCATATTATTAACGGAGCAGCTCTCATAGAAGCTGACTTTATTGTTGGCCGCCAATCGGAAAAAACCATGAGCGATCGATTCATTTCGGTTTCTTATGAAAGTGGAATTACCGTTCTGAATGCATCTTCAAAAATAATCGAAAAAGACATTATTCTGCATAATGGAGTGATGCACAAAATTGATCAAGTGATAAATCCCACACATGCAGGAATAGTGGAAGCAATCTCAAATGAAACACAATTTTCATTGTTCTACAACGCATTAATTTCAACCGGATTGGCAGATTCATTAATATTGACTAAAGATGATTCTTATGATCCTTCGCTTTACAAAAGTCTAATTACGACACCATTGGAAGCTAATCAATGGTTTTATCAGGAAATACCTTTAACACGTAAATATGGTTATACTGTATTTATGGAAAGTAATTCCACGATGAATAACAATGGAATTACTGATATAGAATCAATGAAAGAATATGCGGCTGAAATTTACGATAAAGTTTATCCGGAAGACGCCAGTATTACTGATATAACCAATCGCAAGAATAGCTTGAATAGATTTATTGCATATCATCTAATAAATAAACAATTAAGCGAAACACAATTAATAGACTTGTATGATACGGGGCACATGTTAAAAAATAGAGATATGTATGAATATATTGAAACAATGTGTCCGAATACCTTGATTGAAATTAAAAAAGACAGAGCCGCAAATAAAACAAATATTATCAATTATATCAGAGAAACAGGTACTTCCATTAATATTATTAATGGTGGTGTGTATAAGGATGCGACAAACGGAGTTTATCACGAGATTGACGGAATGTTGGCTTATAGCAAGGATGTTGAAACGGAACTATCTACGAAAAGATTACGTTTTGATGCGGCAAGTTTCTTCCCTGAATTAACCAATAATAATATGCGCGGCAGTCGCTATTTACAAAATACAGATCCTAATCATTATAACGACCCAAGTCTGCATTATCAATTACCACGTGGATATGTTGAAAGAATAACTTCTTCAGAACAAACCGTTGTTGGGTATTTAGCGGGATATCATAAATTTCAGGATTACGAATCTGATGAGATATTTTTAGGAGCAACTTCCGGTAATTTATACGACTTTACTATTGTTACACCGCCTGTCCCTGCTGGTACATACGAAATTAGGTTTGGATATTTGACCAATGGAAAACGTGGAGTTGCCCAATTATATGTTGACAATGTTCCTGCCGGAGTTCCTTTGAATTTAAATACTCTTGCCACCGATGCATCCATTGGTTATGAAACGCCGGGTTCTTCCACTACAGATGTCAATGGATATGAAAACGACAAAATGATGCGTAATAGAGGATATATGAAAGGTCCGGCTTGTTTTAAGGTAATTACAACAGGATGGACGTATGGTGAAAATGCACGTTATTGTAATGCCGCTTTAAGAAAAATTTTAGGAACTTACACATTCAAAGAAGCAAGCACTCATTTACTCACAGTAAAAGGATTAAGCGGTGGGGAATTTATGTTTGATTATCTCGAATTTGTTCCTACCAGTGCGCTTGAAAGTGAGGATATATATTGA
- a CDS encoding conserved hypothetical protein (Evidence 4 : Unknown function but conserved in other organisms): MKKIYIISISIILTVLFSGCSDWLTTKPESEIILEEYWKSESDVQAMVASCYKRLTEEDIILRMMIWGELRSDNITTGSGFPQKYEDIGKILQGDITSYNAYDSWAPFYSVINYCNTVLYYAPIVTERDKNFTQDDLLRTQAEVRAIRALSYFYLIRVFKEVPWIEDASISDTQDYDKPKATEEELIGHIIDDLNFAKQYVXADYGRKDYNKGRITKNMVYSLLADVYLWKGDYQQCLDACGIVLNDAKLKLETGPYTFSHIFYYGNSTESIFELQFEENVINNDAVAKMYGISGTPLGFVGFPASLAYDFYATQNSTGTYSPFNYKVSTTITESENDTRAKDSYWQYGGTYYIFKYAGIIRVENAAKTGSGYAFRSNPANWIIYRLSDVMLMAAEAYVELSNTNSSNWDAAMALVNKVYLRSNEEESELSISNYPTQSDMEKLVLRERQRELLFEGKRWFDLMRMARREGNTSEINSYMDRKASGFGASLGVPVLDALYLPISNSELRANPKLVQNPYYKEANSSNR; encoded by the coding sequence ATGAAAAAGATTTATATAATAAGCATTTCAATCATTCTTACAGTACTTTTTTCAGGTTGTTCCGATTGGTTGACTACTAAACCTGAAAGTGAAATTATTTTAGAAGAATATTGGAAATCAGAATCAGATGTTCAAGCAATGGTTGCTTCTTGCTATAAACGTTTAACAGAGGAAGATATCATTTTAAGGATGATGATCTGGGGAGAGTTGCGTTCCGACAACATCACAACAGGCTCAGGTTTTCCCCAAAAATATGAAGATATTGGTAAAATTCTTCAAGGAGATATAACCTCATATAATGCGTACGATTCTTGGGCTCCTTTTTATTCTGTGATTAATTATTGCAACACGGTACTATATTATGCACCAATAGTAACTGAGAGGGATAAAAATTTCACACAGGACGATTTGTTGAGAACTCAGGCGGAAGTAAGAGCAATTAGAGCATTAAGTTATTTCTATTTGATAAGAGTATTTAAAGAAGTGCCTTGGATTGAAGATGCAAGTATTAGTGATACGCAGGATTATGATAAACCAAAAGCAACCGAAGAAGAATTAATCGGGCATATTATTGATGATTTGAATTTTGCAAAACAATATGTACNTGCCGATTATGGGAGAAAAGATTATAATAAAGGACGCATTACAAAAAATATGGTTTATTCCCTGCTTGCTGATGTTTATTTATGGAAGGGAGATTATCAACAATGTTTAGATGCTTGTGGTATTGTTCTGAATGATGCAAAATTAAAATTAGAAACAGGTCCTTACACATTCAGCCATATTTTTTACTATGGTAATTCCACTGAAAGTATTTTTGAATTGCAGTTTGAAGAAAACGTAATAAATAACGATGCCGTGGCTAAAATGTACGGAATTTCGGGAACACCATTAGGATTTGTTGGTTTTCCTGCTTCATTAGCGTACGACTTTTATGCTACCCAGAATTCAACAGGAACATATAGTCCGTTTAATTATAAGGTATCTACAACAATTACTGAAAGCGAGAATGATACAAGAGCAAAAGATTCATATTGGCAATATGGAGGAACTTATTATATTTTTAAATATGCAGGGATAATACGTGTGGAAAACGCGGCTAAAACAGGAAGTGGTTATGCTTTCCGCAGTAATCCTGCAAACTGGATTATCTATCGTCTTTCGGATGTAATGCTTATGGCAGCTGAAGCATATGTTGAATTATCAAACACAAATTCTTCAAATTGGGATGCTGCGATGGCACTGGTAAATAAAGTATATTTACGTTCAAATGAGGAGGAATCTGAACTAAGCATTTCAAATTATCCTACTCAAAGCGATATGGAAAAATTGGTGTTGCGTGAGCGTCAAAGAGAATTATTGTTTGAAGGAAAACGGTGGTTCGATTTGATGAGGATGGCACGCAGAGAAGGCAATACAAGTGAAATAAATTCATATATGGATAGAAAAGCATCCGGTTTTGGCGCTTCTTTGGGTGTTCCGGTATTGGATGCTTTGTATTTACCCATATCAAATTCAGAGCTAAGGGCAAATCCTAAGTTAGTACAAAACCCTTATTATAAAGAAGCAAACTCTTCAAACAGATAA
- a CDS encoding conserved exported hypothetical protein (Evidence 4 : Unknown function but conserved in other organisms) yields the protein MKSTIANLFLILMLLLPFNGIGQNTKDDNIIQGTVTSGTDGEPLIGVNVTEIDANNRIVNGAITDVNGHYVLKVKNPNGRISISYVGFIKQVKRITGRTVNIVLEETAGTIKDVEIVASKRQTQGGYSIPTREIGTAMQTIDSKEFEGLQVSSVDEALQGRIAGLDIVANSSDPGTGTSMRIRGVTSINGNNQPLIVVNGVPYEVQVDPNFDYANSNQEQYANMLSINPDDILEITVLKDAGAAAIWGSKGANGVLMITTKKGISGPTRVDYTYRYTRTVQPKGMNMLNGDDFSMLMKEAYFNRSQNKDDANIPEYSYLTTFPEYENFNNNTDWVKAVTQVGNVNDHYITISGGGDRANYRVSGGFMNQNGTIIGQKYSRVSSRANLDYKVSDRIKFTSEFSLTNENNDRSYTFNFNDGGVNEDKSILAIAYQKMPNVSIYAQDNQGNNTNAFYNILQSSTLNADQRELVNPVALALLAKNNYKSFRITPTFRLQYDLLNPEKQILRLSSYISFDINNGKTSQFLPQEALPYSWTKDYVNRADNTDTESLTIFSDNNIVWQPTFPSKDHSLMLYGSFQFSLGNSSGQGITAFDVPSGNATDASATAFLAGASSWYSSWRSLAYMVRGHYAFKGRYIFDGTYRIDGSTKFGDDNKYGQFPGMSLKYILSDEPFIKEKAKWLSMLAFRYAWGISGNQPDYEYLYYSRYQNYGSYIDMNAVRPANLRLDKLKWETTTSDNYGIDLGLFDDKYVFDINFYKKNTEDLLFKDYPTSGTSGFGVLTYKNAGTMYTDGWEVNFYANRFIKSKDFSVDFTFNLSNYRNVLTDLDQKLLDTYNSDFNYKNGSYLTRIQVGNSFGSIYGFKYKGVYTYDKYVEGSQEDAPVARDVNGKVIVDENGDPKYMYFSYGQSSQYRFRGGDAKYEDINHDGSIDELDIVYLGNSNPKLNGGFGPTFRWKDLSVKLFFNFRYGNKIINNARMYAENMYYDDNQSIAVNWRWRTDGDVTQIPRALHGMGYNWLGSDRYVEDGSFLRFKYLTFNYSVPSKFLKQYKLNKANLYLTFNNLFVFTKYTGVDPEVGYGVLKSDGGLSIDRSSTPRTKDFTLGLTIGL from the coding sequence ATGAAATCAACCATTGCAAATTTATTTCTAATACTGATGCTTTTGTTACCTTTTAACGGCATTGGGCAAAATACTAAAGATGACAATATTATTCAAGGTACGGTAACGTCAGGAACCGACGGAGAACCACTTATAGGGGTAAATGTAACGGAGATAGATGCTAACAATCGTATTGTAAATGGTGCGATTACTGATGTGAACGGGCATTATGTGTTAAAAGTGAAAAATCCTAATGGTAGAATTTCTATAAGTTATGTGGGTTTTATTAAGCAGGTAAAGAGAATTACCGGTAGAACCGTAAACATAGTTTTAGAGGAAACTGCCGGTACTATTAAAGATGTTGAGATTGTAGCAAGCAAAAGACAAACACAAGGAGGATACAGTATACCTACTCGTGAAATTGGTACAGCTATGCAAACTATTGATTCCAAAGAGTTTGAAGGATTACAAGTTTCCTCAGTGGATGAAGCATTGCAAGGTCGTATTGCCGGATTAGACATTGTAGCAAACTCAAGTGATCCAGGTACAGGTACCTCTATGCGTATTCGTGGTGTTACATCCATCAATGGAAATAACCAGCCGTTGATTGTGGTAAACGGTGTGCCTTATGAAGTACAAGTAGATCCTAATTTTGATTATGCTAACTCGAATCAAGAACAATATGCCAATATGTTAAGTATTAATCCTGATGATATTTTAGAAATTACAGTTTTGAAAGATGCAGGAGCAGCAGCAATTTGGGGATCAAAAGGAGCAAATGGAGTATTAATGATTACTACGAAAAAAGGTATTTCTGGTCCTACAAGAGTCGATTACACTTATCGCTACACAAGGACTGTCCAACCTAAAGGAATGAATATGTTAAATGGTGATGACTTTTCGATGCTGATGAAAGAAGCATATTTCAACAGATCTCAAAATAAAGATGACGCCAACATACCCGAATATAGTTATTTAACAACTTTTCCTGAATATGAAAACTTTAATAATAATACAGATTGGGTGAAAGCAGTTACGCAAGTAGGGAATGTAAACGATCATTATATTACTATATCCGGTGGAGGTGATAGAGCAAATTATCGTGTTTCAGGTGGTTTTATGAACCAAAACGGAACAATTATAGGTCAAAAATATAGTCGTGTTTCATCTCGTGCCAATCTTGATTATAAAGTATCCGACAGGATTAAATTCACCTCTGAATTTTCACTGACAAATGAAAACAACGATAGAAGTTATACTTTTAATTTTAATGATGGTGGCGTAAATGAAGACAAATCAATTTTGGCAATAGCATATCAAAAAATGCCAAACGTAAGTATTTATGCTCAGGATAATCAGGGAAATAATACGAATGCCTTTTACAATATTCTTCAAAGTTCTACATTAAATGCTGACCAGCGTGAGTTGGTAAATCCTGTCGCTTTAGCTTTATTGGCTAAAAATAATTATAAATCGTTTCGTATAACGCCTACTTTCCGTTTGCAATATGACTTGCTAAACCCTGAAAAGCAAATATTGCGTTTGAGTTCATATATTTCCTTTGACATAAATAACGGGAAGACTTCGCAATTTTTACCACAGGAAGCATTACCATATAGTTGGACAAAGGACTATGTTAACAGGGCGGACAATACAGATACTGAAAGCTTAACTATTTTTTCAGATAATAACATTGTATGGCAACCCACTTTTCCTTCAAAAGACCATAGTTTAATGCTTTATGGCTCATTCCAGTTTAGTTTAGGTAATTCTTCTGGACAGGGAATCACGGCTTTCGATGTTCCATCCGGAAATGCAACAGATGCTTCGGCAACCGCTTTTTTGGCTGGTGCAAGTTCATGGTATTCTTCTTGGAGATCTTTAGCTTATATGGTACGCGGACATTATGCATTCAAAGGCAGGTATATTTTTGATGGAACATATCGCATTGACGGTAGTACAAAATTTGGAGATGATAACAAATATGGACAGTTCCCGGGAATGTCATTAAAATATATTTTGTCCGACGAACCATTTATAAAAGAGAAAGCGAAATGGTTAAGTATGTTAGCATTTAGATATGCGTGGGGTATAAGTGGTAACCAACCAGACTACGAATATTTATATTACAGCCGTTATCAAAACTATGGTTCCTATATTGATATGAATGCTGTAAGACCCGCTAACTTAAGATTGGATAAATTAAAATGGGAAACCACCACTTCAGATAACTATGGAATAGATTTGGGATTATTTGACGATAAGTATGTTTTTGATATTAATTTTTATAAAAAAAATACGGAAGATCTATTGTTTAAAGATTATCCAACATCAGGCACTTCAGGTTTTGGAGTTTTAACATATAAAAATGCCGGTACTATGTATACAGACGGTTGGGAAGTGAATTTCTATGCTAACAGATTTATTAAATCTAAAGATTTTAGTGTTGATTTTACTTTTAATCTTTCTAATTACAGAAATGTATTGACCGATCTGGATCAAAAATTATTGGATACATATAATTCTGATTTTAATTACAAAAACGGTTCATATCTTACAAGAATTCAGGTAGGTAATTCCTTTGGTTCTATTTATGGGTTTAAATATAAAGGAGTTTATACTTACGATAAATATGTGGAAGGTTCTCAAGAAGACGCTCCTGTTGCTCGAGATGTAAATGGGAAGGTAATAGTAGACGAAAATGGTGATCCTAAGTATATGTATTTTTCTTATGGACAATCAAGTCAGTATCGTTTCCGGGGAGGAGATGCAAAATATGAAGATATTAATCATGACGGAAGTATCGATGAATTAGACATTGTTTATTTAGGGAATTCAAATCCAAAATTAAATGGTGGGTTTGGTCCTACATTTCGTTGGAAAGATTTGTCAGTAAAATTGTTCTTCAATTTCCGCTATGGAAATAAAATTATCAATAATGCCAGAATGTATGCTGAGAATATGTATTATGACGATAATCAAAGCATTGCTGTAAACTGGAGATGGAGAACAGATGGAGATGTTACTCAAATACCTCGTGCATTACATGGAATGGGATATAACTGGCTTGGAAGTGATAGATATGTGGAAGACGGATCGTTTCTTCGATTCAAATATCTTACTTTTAATTACAGCGTGCCATCTAAATTCTTGAAACAGTATAAATTAAATAAAGCGAATTTATATCTTACATTCAATAATTTATTTGTGTTTACAAAATATACAGGGGTAGATCCTGAAGTTGGATACGGAGTTTTGAAAAGTGACGGAGGTTTAAGTATTGACAGATCGAGCACTCCGCGTACAAAAGATTTTACATTAGGTTTAACAATCGGTTTATAA